Proteins encoded by one window of Fischerella sp. PCC 9605:
- a CDS encoding helix-turn-helix domain-containing protein: protein MKAYSLDLRQKIIDIYNTEQISQRQLAKRFGVSKSFVQTLLKRYRKEGTIARKPRAGGKPRLLTSVHLEQLRHLATENKHATLEELCELLYQKTQARVSRSTMGRILQEMNLTRKKKPPRQRTKQ, encoded by the coding sequence ATGAAAGCTTACTCGTTGGATCTGCGGCAGAAAATCATTGACATTTACAACACAGAACAGATCTCACAACGTCAACTGGCAAAACGCTTTGGTGTCAGCAAAAGCTTTGTGCAAACGCTGCTTAAACGCTATCGCAAAGAAGGCACGATAGCCAGAAAGCCACGCGCAGGAGGAAAACCAAGACTATTAACTTCAGTACATTTAGAACAACTGAGACATTTAGCAACTGAGAACAAGCACGCCACCTTAGAAGAATTATGTGAATTGCTATATCAAAAGACACAGGCACGAGTCAGTCGTTCTACAATGGGACGTATCTTGCAAGAGATGAATTTAACACGCAAAAAAAAACCTCCCCGCCAGCGAACAAAACAATAA